In a single window of the Candidatus Methylomirabilota bacterium genome:
- a CDS encoding ABC transporter permease — protein sequence MLPKRGPWFLLLPLALLALWHLAVQQRWVIEGIIPGPTQVAESWYRWIFGAPTRSLSPYSGTWVANVLYSSRRVLQGFLFAAAVGIPLGIFVGWNRLVARLVDPTIQMLRPVPITAWLPFSIAVFGIYDAGALFLIGLGAFYPIVINTTHGVRDTNLLLLRAARMLGAREGTVLFKVVLPSALPSIFTGLRLGVGIAWTAVIVAEMIAVKSGLGYVLWDAYYVGRMDICVATMFSVGLLGFLSDQAILLASRLLLRWRTLEAHA from the coding sequence GTGCTGCCGAAGCGCGGCCCCTGGTTCCTGCTGCTACCGCTGGCCCTGCTCGCGCTCTGGCACCTCGCCGTGCAGCAGCGCTGGGTGATCGAGGGGATCATCCCGGGGCCGACCCAGGTGGCCGAGTCGTGGTACCGCTGGATCTTCGGCGCGCCCACGCGATCGCTCTCGCCGTATTCGGGGACGTGGGTCGCCAATGTCCTGTACTCGTCCCGCCGGGTGCTCCAGGGATTCCTCTTCGCCGCGGCCGTGGGCATCCCCCTCGGCATCTTCGTCGGCTGGAATCGCCTGGTCGCCAGGCTCGTGGACCCCACCATCCAGATGCTCCGACCGGTGCCGATCACGGCGTGGCTGCCCTTTTCCATCGCCGTCTTCGGGATCTACGACGCCGGCGCCCTGTTCCTCATCGGGCTGGGCGCCTTCTATCCCATCGTGATCAACACCACGCACGGGGTGCGCGACACCAACCTGCTCCTGCTCCGCGCTGCGCGCATGCTCGGCGCCCGCGAGGGCACCGTGCTCTTCAAGGTGGTGCTGCCCTCTGCCTTGCCATCCATCTTCACGGGCCTCCGCCTCGGTGTCGGCATCGCCTGGACGGCCGTGATCGTGGCCGAAATGATCGCCGTCAAATCGGGGCTGGGCTACGTCCTGTGGGACGCCTATTACGTAGGGCGCATGGACATCTGCGTCGCCACCATGTTCTCGGTGGGGCTGCTGGGCTTCCTTTCGGACCAGGCGATCCTTCTCGCCTCGCGGCTCTTGCTGCGCTGGCGCACGCTCGAGGCTCATGCCTGA